A genomic stretch from Chitinophaga agri includes:
- a CDS encoding acyltransferase family protein encodes MQTMTAPRQAYLDWLRILAIAGVLIFHSAMPFGAELDWHIRNKETSNIFLELVFFMHLFRMPLLFFISGTVSYFMLQNRSGKRFVSMRIRRLLIPVLLAILIIVPPQVYLERVEQGFKGNFWQFYSRMFTSGPYPKGDISWHHLWFVVYLLIYDIICAPLFVWVMSPKARRFREGLAWLARGKRVYLLALPAIIIYTSLSLRYPETNDLVHDGCYFFYWMCFLLPGFFCVAQPALMDSLERNRRFAFLMAFLSILTINYFRWNDVLPWDTLANWKSDPRTYAFLSLHVICAWGWVFTAIGYGKKYLNRQHVSLNYLNQAVYPFYILHQTVIVILAFYVVKTSDTIGTKYVFIVLTTLFISMGIYHLLIRPYSISRFLFGMKPRESRATGKNQPDIQEKRILQPAS; translated from the coding sequence ATGCAAACCATGACCGCCCCAAGACAGGCATACCTGGACTGGTTACGTATCCTCGCTATCGCTGGTGTACTGATCTTTCATTCAGCCATGCCTTTCGGTGCAGAACTCGACTGGCATATCCGTAATAAAGAAACCAGTAACATCTTTCTGGAACTGGTATTTTTTATGCACCTGTTCCGTATGCCATTGCTTTTCTTTATCTCTGGCACTGTCAGCTACTTTATGCTGCAAAACAGGTCTGGAAAACGCTTCGTAAGTATGCGGATCAGAAGATTGCTGATACCGGTTTTGCTGGCAATACTCATCATCGTACCTCCACAGGTCTACCTCGAGCGGGTAGAACAGGGTTTCAAAGGTAATTTCTGGCAGTTCTATAGCAGGATGTTCACTTCAGGGCCTTACCCTAAGGGGGATATCAGCTGGCACCATCTCTGGTTTGTCGTGTACCTCCTGATATATGACATTATCTGCGCGCCTTTGTTCGTCTGGGTCATGTCTCCCAAAGCCAGACGTTTCCGCGAAGGATTGGCCTGGCTGGCCCGGGGAAAACGCGTTTACCTGCTGGCCCTGCCCGCTATTATTATTTACACCTCCCTGTCGCTCCGTTATCCCGAGACAAACGACCTGGTGCATGATGGTTGCTATTTCTTCTATTGGATGTGCTTCCTGTTGCCCGGATTCTTTTGTGTCGCACAGCCGGCATTGATGGACAGCCTGGAAAGGAACCGGCGGTTCGCTTTTCTGATGGCATTCCTGTCCATTCTGACTATCAACTATTTCCGCTGGAATGATGTGCTGCCCTGGGATACGTTGGCAAACTGGAAAAGCGATCCGCGTACCTATGCTTTTCTGTCACTACACGTGATCTGTGCATGGGGATGGGTGTTCACTGCCATCGGTTATGGTAAAAAATACCTCAACAGGCAGCATGTTTCACTAAATTATCTTAATCAGGCTGTCTATCCTTTTTATATCTTGCATCAGACAGTGATCGTCATACTGGCATTCTATGTCGTAAAGACTTCAGACACGATCGGTACTAAATATGTCTTCATCGTACTGACCACACTGTTCATCTCTATGGGTATCTATCACCTGCTGATCAGGCCTTACAGCATCAGCCGGTTCCTTTTTGGCATGAAACCCAGGGAGAGCAGGGCTACCGGAAAGAACCAGCCCGACATACAGGAGAAAAGGATCTTACAACCGGCATCCTGA
- a CDS encoding TolB family protein: MRYIRLLTVLLSSFIVTNGFSQLKSAERAYNGMRYAEAIQYYQETMKRDSLPAAAIANLADSYDKTQQYDKALTWYDKLLTVNATDTPRRYRYGQLLAMEGRYQEAVAQYKWVAAVKPDPQLESTIGLYESGLNTLLADSLNWRIALLNINSGYADFSPVTYGAGLVFVSDRPRNKVFRETNAWTGGDFLTLYRAVDTARVKDASLRTKELEQVLTYASKDLRNVDSRTTSSWDSKKVSANPQATFVAVPNQLSREMIAPFNTKLNKRYHEGPVTFSRLWDSIIVTYNEPSKGAGNVSRLRLQTYAMKYGDWVLQPEFPYNSKDYNVGQPALHPNGQVLFFTSDMPGGAGGKDIYYCRKSGDKWGLPINAGPLVNTGGNEMFPYIDPSGRLYFSSDKWPGLGGLDIFSVGLDTAYRALAPPRNEGAPFNSPKNDFGVLIEAGQNKGYFSSDRRGNDDIYIFWRVDPAIGQK, from the coding sequence ATGAGATATATACGTTTGCTGACAGTTTTATTATCCAGCTTTATTGTAACCAATGGATTTAGTCAGTTGAAAAGTGCGGAACGCGCCTATAATGGTATGCGTTACGCCGAGGCTATTCAGTATTACCAGGAGACTATGAAGCGGGATTCATTACCCGCAGCGGCTATAGCAAATCTCGCCGATAGCTATGATAAGACACAGCAATATGACAAGGCGCTTACCTGGTATGATAAATTACTTACTGTCAATGCAACGGATACTCCCCGCCGTTACCGGTATGGTCAGTTGCTGGCAATGGAAGGCCGCTATCAGGAGGCGGTTGCCCAGTATAAATGGGTGGCCGCTGTCAAGCCTGATCCGCAGCTGGAAAGTACCATCGGCCTGTATGAAAGCGGACTGAACACCCTGCTCGCCGACTCGCTCAACTGGCGTATTGCCTTGCTTAATATCAATAGTGGATATGCTGATTTTTCTCCCGTAACCTACGGCGCGGGATTGGTGTTTGTCTCTGACCGTCCACGAAATAAAGTGTTTAGGGAAACAAACGCCTGGACCGGCGGTGATTTTTTAACCCTGTACCGGGCTGTCGATACCGCCAGGGTAAAAGACGCCAGCCTGCGGACTAAAGAACTTGAACAGGTCCTGACTTACGCTTCCAAAGACCTCCGTAATGTTGACAGCCGTACTACATCCAGCTGGGACAGCAAAAAGGTATCTGCCAATCCGCAGGCAACGTTCGTCGCCGTGCCCAATCAGTTGTCACGGGAGATGATCGCTCCCTTCAATACAAAGCTCAACAAACGTTACCACGAAGGCCCTGTTACCTTTAGCCGGCTGTGGGACAGTATCATTGTCACTTATAACGAACCGTCCAAAGGCGCCGGTAATGTCAGCCGCCTGCGATTACAAACCTATGCCATGAAGTATGGTGACTGGGTCCTGCAGCCTGAATTCCCCTATAACAGCAAGGATTATAATGTCGGTCAGCCTGCCCTCCATCCCAACGGACAAGTGCTCTTTTTCACATCTGATATGCCAGGTGGTGCCGGAGGCAAGGATATTTACTACTGTCGTAAATCAGGGGATAAATGGGGACTGCCCATCAATGCTGGTCCGCTGGTGAATACGGGCGGGAACGAAATGTTTCCCTACATCGACCCGTCCGGACGCTTGTATTTCTCCTCAGATAAATGGCCCGGACTCGGCGGACTGGATATTTTCAGCGTGGGGCTGGATACCGCCTACAGGGCACTGGCGCCGCCGCGGAATGAAGGCGCCCCTTTTAACAGTCCTAAGAATGACTTCGGGGTCCTGATAGAGGCTGGTCAAAATAAAGGCTATTTCAGCTCAGATAGGAGGGGAAATGACGATATCTATATCTTCTGGAGAGTTGACCCCGCTATTGGTCAGAAATAG